The Synchiropus splendidus isolate RoL2022-P1 chromosome 8, RoL_Sspl_1.0, whole genome shotgun sequence nucleotide sequence CTTGTGGCGCCATTTTTCATAGCCAAGAATCCACTTCCCGCGATGGTTGTGCATACATGCTCCACCCACAGTAGCAGCAAGAGCCAGGCGCTAGTTGTAGACGCAGTAAAACTAAACAATAGCACAGCAGTTCCAGCTCCATGTATACATTAGAGAACAGCTCAAAATGTCATGTGGAAAAAGAAGCCACTGCAAAAGCCAAGTTATAGATCTTTTATGAGATAAGAATCTGATAAAAGTGCGGAAAAACAGCAAGAGGCGTGAACGGCAGACGGCAGGGCCGGTGGAAGACGAGAGAAGAGATGAAGGAAGACGCTCATTAGCGGAGAATCTCTGGGATACAAAGATGGTAGATGTGATCATTAGCAGCGGGAGCGATCAGACGCCGCTGTTTATCCTCCCACTTCTGCACCAACAATCCTTATGTCTGTgagccagcgtgtgtgtgtgtgtgctgaggatGAAAGAGCTCATGGGAAAAATCTTTTCTCCTTCCTGCCTCACTCGCTGCCTGTCACACTTTTATACTTTCATGCCTCGTCCCAGAGTTTACCCCCCGCCACTCGCCGTCTCCGGCTGCTGCAAACAACCGTCTTGAAAATGCTTCGGCTGCAACTAAAACtcccaaaacaacatcaaatgGGAGTATGAAGTGTTTAAGCCTGGCGCGCGTGGTCGTTTCGGACAAACAATGACACCATTTCAGGAAACCACACCCAAACAGAGAAGTATCGGGAGGGTCTCAATCACCCTCCCTGGTGTTTGGCTGCAAAATCCAAACAATACTCATTTACTTTCATCGTAATTAAATGGTAAAGACATCCAAACTACATTGACTGAATGTGTAAAAAATTATGATGGTGAAATTATGGTTGGGAGgtttttttcattaaataatgatggaaaatttattttaaaatgtttaaaaaaagaccatAACAAAtttgatatatttaaaaaaaaattatcacagagaaatgtagaaaaaaaaagagaagtgcaaaaaaagaaacGGCAAGAAATgagcaatgaaaaaacaaatatttttccatAATACAAAGAAGTGTTGACAACTACCGCCCTCGAACCTTCGCCGTCCTCCCACTTCATTCAGAGATCGCACTCAACTATTCACCATTTCAGTAGCACTGGACTGCGGCGTGACAACGACcctccagactggagctgctgctgtatGGTTGTTTTGCTTCTAACTGCAGGGAGGAGCAGGCAGGGAGTGGGACGCCAGCGAGAGCAGCCCTGGCCTTCTTTTATACATCGAATTGATCGTTCTGTCCGCTTCCATTTATTCACAATCTTTATCCTGTTGGTTGACTCATCCTCCTTTTCATCATCTTTTCGAGGACGCTTCTCGTTTCCGCCTCCACTAGAAGATTCATCATTCCCATATCTCCTTCGTTTTCATAATCACATTGCCACATCACATCAAAGTGTTTAAAGGCAGCGTGTTTATTTTGATAGCGAAAGGTTTTCACGACTTTTCTCAGGTCTTACTGAGTGGTAGAGGTGAGAATTCTAATCAACGGTTTTGGCTGAGCTTCTTTGGGAGCGACCGCTTCTATATCTTTCAGAATGAATAGACAAGATATTGCTACAAAACtgaaccgttttttttttttcaattcaaatgatAAATGGAGTGAAAATATTTTGGAATAACATCCAGTCAGGCTTAAATCGTCATTCGCCATTGACGTCAGAAAAAGTCGTGACACTTACCCACTGGAAAAGTCACACCACACACTTTGTCCAGAGCAGAAGAGACGTGATGGACAAGAGAATCATGGCATGAGTCTCCCAATGCATCAcggaaatatacatttattttttttattgatggtTTTTGTATTAAACTGAGCTGTGCATCTGTGATTGATTTTTTGGCATTAGGCTAACGTATGCTGTGTCTTTACCTCGCTCCCTCTTCCCATCAAAACTAAAGAATGGAGCTGTGTTGCCAAGGCAACACGGACTCCTGAGAGTTGACTCTTTAGAAATTCTCTCTGGCTCCATTCCTCCCACTCTGTGTACCTCTTAACCTTCTTCTCACATTCCTCTAACCAACTCATCAGCAGTCTTCTCCAGTCTCACTATTATGAACCAAAAAAGGTAGTTCAGTTCAGTGCGTTCAAGTTGAGGAAAATGAGAACCCccaacaaataaatcatttcaaaaaAGCAACTCTGCTGTAGAGAGAATGGAGCATCCCCTATGAGCTGAACTTTGATGGGAACCAATGGGAACACCATTCTCTAACCGGCCCTTGTCTCTGTTACAGGCTAAGCTGATCGTCCCAAACAGCACAGCTGGACTTATCATCGGCAAAGCTGGCGCGACAGTGAAGGCCGTAATGGAGCAATCCGGAGCCTGGGTCCAGCTCTCCCAAAAGCCAGAAGGCATTAACCTGCAAGAACGGGTCGTCACCATCAGTGGGGAACCGGAGCAGAACCGCAAAGCTGTGGAGATCATCGTCCAAAAGATCCAGGAGGATCCACAGAGCTCTTCCTGCCTCAACATCTCCTACTCAAATATCACAGGCCCTGTGGCCAACTCTAACCCTACCGGCTCGCCCTACGCCAACTCGACCGAGGTCATGCCAGCTGCCGCAGCCGCTGCAGCCGCCACAGCTTCTTCCCTCCTAGGCCAGGCTGGTCTCGCCGGAGTGGGCGCCTTCCCCACTACGATGTCCAGCTTGTCTGGCAATGACCTTCTTGCCATCACTTCTGCCCTCAACACACTGGCCAGCTATGGTTACAACACCAATTCCCTTGGCCTTGGCCTAAACCCTGCTGCTGCCTCAGGAGTATTAGCAGCAGTAGCAGCTAATGCTaaccctgcagcagctgctgctgccaacCTATTGGCTTCCTACGCCAGTGATGCTTCCACAAGTGCAGCTCATCCCGCGGCCGGGCTCGGAGGCTTCTCCCTGGGATCCCTTGCAGCAGCTACAGGAGCCAGCAATGGCTACTTGAGTACAGCCTCACCGCTGGTGGCATCCTCACTGCTGGCCACTGAGAAGCTTGCGGAAGGAGCCAAGGAAGTGGTGGAGATTGCCGTGCCGGAGAACCTTGTGGGAGCCATCCTAGGAAAGGGAGGCAAGACGCTAGTGGAGTACCAGGAGCTGACTGGTGCCCGGATCCAGATCTCCAAGAAAGGCGAGTTCATCCCTGGAACTCGGAACAGGAAGGTTACCATCACAGGCTCACAGGCTGCAACGCAGGCAGCACAGTACCTGATCAGCCAGCGAATCACGTACGAGCAGGGCGTTCGTGCCACCAACCCACAGAAGGTGGGCTAAGGCTGACAGCGgatgaaaaaaagaggaggaaaagagggaaAAATATGTGTGGGAGCTTGGGGGAGGAGTGTAAAATTCACAAATGGAGAATGGAGAGGAGAGCAAGAATGTTCTGGAGAATCGTCAGCAGCATTTTTCTTCTGCGTGTTTtcagtattaaaaaaatgtttttgacgcGAAGCAAATTTGTgctgaggtgaagaggaggaagaggagttaTCACGCTGAAAAACCAAGAAAAAcgtgtaaaatgtaaataaggtTTTATTACTTAATGTCTCAATCTTTCAGaattttttattctttgttttgttttgctcgattttgttgttttgtttggtaAATTAAGATGTCTGTTTGTTTCTCGTGTCGTGTGGACAAAGCTGAATGCGGCATTGACTGGCCGATGGCCTGATAGGCTACAGGAAATTCGGGAAAGGGAGGGGAGGGTCAGGGGTTGGTGGCGCCATTTGCAGGGTAGAACCCACCACTTGCCCATCCTCAAAATTTGGGATATGAAAACAACTCTAGCCCCTCCCTTCCCCTGCGCCCACACCCTTGAATAAGGTTTTTTAAATCTGTATTATGCATCTGCCCTAAAATCGCCCCACTCTTTCTGCCCAACCACCTTTTACACGGGTCTTATGATGGGCTGCAAACTGAGGGAGGAATTGCCCTTCATCTGCCTATGACATCACATCCGCTTTCTGCAGCAGATATGAGAAAGCAAAAAGGATGTTTTACGTGCATCTGAGGGCAtttcctcactcacacactaCACATCGACCACTAGCAGCGCCACCGGGGCTCTGCCCTTAAAGTGTCTCTAGTTTTTGCGTTCGATAGCCGAGCCGTAACCTCACTAAGCGTGAACTAGAATGACTAAAAGTTGCAGTAAATGCTCTGTCGTGATATTTCCACTCATGATCGCGACAACAGgaatcattatttattaatgaGGTCAACCTTGAAAATCTTTGtctatttgtttctgttttcttttttttttgtaatttcagGTTGACATGAATGTAAATGACtattttctgatttaatttaaatgaattgaAGTTGAATAGTATATGTCACATAATGTAATATATGTCTTATTTAAGTCCAGTTCGAAAACAGCTACACACATCATCCATCTAAACTAATATTCTCATATCAAATTTAAAGTACTTTAGGTTGGAATCAGCGTTAGAGCAAGCGTGTTCATGTCAACCGTACACTGCACGACTTTCAGTCCTGTGGGTCACATTGAAACCTTGTTGTCATGAAAGCACAGGTTTCATTCACTAGAGGAGGTCAGGGAGAGTTTTTTCATGGGAATAAGCCAATAAGTATGAACACATTCGCATTGTTGCTACTATGGTACTGAGATGGCTTTTTTGGGGGTATGATGACTGTGACCTCAAAACCAGCATGTTAGGGTGAGAGCACTGGCTAGGTGGacagatttgatatgcaatttCTTTTTGAAATTAGGAAAGTATTTTGCTATCTTAACAGCACCGATGTAACCAAAAGAGAGCTTATCCCAAAGACAGAGCTTTCAATCCAGTGGGAGGCGTCGGACACTTTGGTATTGGCCACTTCAAATCCAAGAAAAACTTTGACTAGGGTTGGGCATTTGTGTTAGCTATAACTACAGTGTTGTTAAAAAGCTTGTGCAGTGTACGGGGAGCCCCATGAACACACTTTGCTGTAGGAAAAATTAGACTGCAATTGGATGCGTTCAAGCGCTCGGATGCAGCTTTGAATTAGCCACAAGCTAAATACTACTGAGAAACCGGAAGCCGCAGGAGGAGGGTCGCCTCTTGATAGTTAGCATATCATAATGACTGACCTCTTCAAGACCCATATCGAACCGTCCGACTGCGAAAGCGcaggtgatatatatatatatatgaataccGGTCCAGGGAGGTGGTGTCCGAAACCCATTAGCTGCAGGTTCACTGCCCACTGTAGATCGACAAGGCTGCTGAAAATGTTCCTTTTATTGTAATTTCTTTGTGTCGTgctattatgattttttttttatatatataatcggAGTACACTGAACTTTATTTTGTCTTAATGCACTGTGAAGGGAGGGAGTTGCTCTCCTGGCCTGAGAGGTCGGGGGCCATCGATTGTGATTGGAGGGGGTTTTGTATGGCAGGGACTCAAAACTTCAAACATATATGAAATATATGTAGAATGCATATGAAGAACTTGACCGGAGATGCATATCTAAATATGGAAAGAGAAAGAGACTAGATCAATCATGTCACGTCAACAGGGATTCCTGATGTCTAGATATTGGAGGGCGGGATGTTGGGGAGCGTCAGGTGTCCAGTCCTCAGTGAATTTGTCTGGACCAAATTCCAAATTGCAACTGCGGTTTTGTCGACAACACGAACATGTCATGACAGAATGTTAAACAAAATGCCTAAAATGAGGAGGGGTGCATTTGATTTGTAGCTCTAAGCAGCCTGGTGCGGGGAGCACAACTCCTCCAGTGCTCTTTTGAAACCAATCCGACCCCAAAGTCCTCCAGTGTGCTATACTATGTGTCACTCTCTGTTGGAGCGCCAGTGAGGGTTTATCTCCAGAGCTTGGTAAGGAGGCTTCTTTACTCCCATCTAACACCATCCACACTCTCCTCAACCTCCCCTCCCACCCGTCCTCAGTCCGCCAGTGCACTCCCATCCCGACACCGCCTCTCCTCCAACCACATCGCTCCATGGGTGACTATGTCTGGTGTTACGATCAATGCATGTCTGCTGCTTGCACCGGCCGGTTTCTCTTGGCTGGCTCAGGGAAGTCCTGATGGGTCACCCCTGAAGGTTTTGTGTCCTCCAGGACCGAGGAAGTCGTAGTTGAGGCCGGCAGGGCGTAGTGAACAAACGCTCTTGACTTGAAGTGAGTTTATGTCATTTTCAAAGGAGAATATCTGCATATCTAGAGGGCAGGCTTTGTCACTGAGCTGGGTTTTGACTGGATCTCTGTCCATTTTCTTGATTTCACATGGAGCATGCTTCGCTGAAGAACACGGCAGTACTGCGTTTATGGTGGCTTTGGCCAGCGTTGTGACACTTTCAGGTCACAAGtcacacattaaaaatgaattcaatcAAGTTGTtttagatgaaaaaataaatctaaagtTTTCAATAGTTACTGATGATGAATTGTTTGACCGAGTCACTACTAACTTTGTCCAAGTCTGATCAGTTAAAACGTTTGCTGAAGACAGTTTTTGGAGAAAACCATGGCAGCAGAAGTGCTAAATCTTGTAGTTTGATCGCTGCTCTGGGAAATCTGAGGCTCCAAACAGTCAAAGAAACACCcaaccactagatgtcactggcGCCGACACACTTTGGTGTGGTGCAGCCAAATTGTAAACCGCAGCTTTGTCGTGGTCGCAGCGAGCAGACTCTTTCAGCTGTCAGTTCGGTCGAAACGCAGGTTTGATTTTCATCTCATCATTTTAAACTTCTGGCATTTTCTTCTACTCGGAGGCTGATCTCATCTGTTGTGTTCTATAAATGTGACAAAGTATTGGAAGCAATACACTTAGTGGCACGTGGTTTTGCCCTTGATCCTGTTGGCCGTAGACGCTCTTAGATTGTAGTCGTAGAAATAAGGTTTGGCGGaggatttaatttgtttttaatgtgaggAAATGCTGCTAATAAATTACAACTGATGtattaaaataagtaaaaacatATCGAATCTGTCCTTTAGCTGAAGAGGCCAGCGGCAGTTTAATACTCGCTCGGTTGTAACCTGAACAAGTTTGTGCCAAAATAGGTCTTTCATGCTGTAAATGTGTTGAGTCAACAATAGCCGAGAGCATACCTACTTttatatttcaaaaaaaaaatgtgaaaagtgcCAAATGAACcatatttatgatttaaatgGTCCCGTCGAGACTTTACGAGAGCAGTTACAGCACCTCAGTGTAACCGTCTGTTCATGTTCCTGTCGGAAGGAACCGCCATGTTAGTGTTAGCTCTGGAACTACGCCTCCCAGAATGCACTACCACTCCAGGGCGCTAGACTGATTTAACATAGCGATAGCATTAGCATTATAATGCAACAAAAATGTGACTAGATAGCGTTCATAAATACAGCCTTTTATAGTAacgataaaatgtattttgtggaaCTAGATGTTATCTTTTTTTGCACGTATCTATTGCATGATAAAGTGAATcacggacaaaaaaaaacaaatatatgtgtcgttcattttcaaaaagacaaatcttcGCATGCTATCGGAGGTCGAGcatttttatattgtttatcGCACATTGTTTCTTATTTTGAACTAACCACGAGTTATAAGCCCTCTGTGGGATTTGAACAAACTTCTTGAACAAAACTATTTTGCTACTagcgaaaaaaaaaggaaaaaaaaggcttcaaAAACAAATACGGAGATTGTCCATGAATGTACTCACATGCATCATATCACAACCTCTGCTCATTGGATTCCCCCTCTGGAGGCTTGTTTTCTAACATTACTAACCCTGGTGCTGTGTTCAGCTCTTGGTAGAATATCTGTCTCCTTCTAGCACCGCCCCTGTCCCCCCGCATCCTCAGCCCGGCTTGTCCTGATTGTGTCTGCAGACACTCTTCGATTGCTCTCAGCTGGGGCTAGTGGGACTTCCAGAAGTGGCCAGACAGTCTCTTGAAAGGCTGCACATAGTCAATTCATTCACAGTGGTTGAGCATTCGGACTTGACCATCAATATACCGATACATTTTCCAGAGAGTTGGTTCTCCAGCTCAAATCCAGCTGCAGGACAGGCCGCGCTGGGGCGGGGGTCCGTGTGTGAGACCactgtaaatattaataatgtaGGTGTTTCTTCACGGCAGTGAATCTCAATGTGcatgcctcttcctctgtgtCTCTCCGTAGCGTGGTGTCGCGACATAGCCGGCTTCCGTATGACGATATTTTCATGACGCAAACATGATTTGATATTGATTTGCTTCTCTTTGCTACATCCACACTTGGCGGCTACTGTTAGACACGTGTAAGACCAAACtcaattctgatttatttttatcctttcaGAGAAAACATCTGTGTAGTATTAATTCACGAATGAGTGCTCACCTGGCAATGGTGGGTTTACGATCTCTGCCGAGCTGAAAATACTCCCCTCCATTTATTCTAGACTGAGTCTTGTTTACGTTGTAGTGTGGATGGAGCAACAGTGGGTGTTTTGCTATTTCCTGTCCTCCCTTCCACCCCACATCCCTGACTTATATCTGTCTAAGAAGTCCAACGGGATATCCTTGTTTCACACTCCCCTGAACTCGGGGCCCCATCGAAGCACCAGCAAGCCTACTGCATCTGTCATATCACTGTTCCTCCGctccctcttcctcctgttttttttttttattatttgtactGTACTCTCTGTCTAACCTAGAGTTTAAACTAAATGCCATTTGTGTGTGTAGCCTGTTTACCGCTccccgcctccacacacacacacacttccatgaCCTCTTTTTTGCACTTTCCACTGCCCACTCCTGCTCCTCGCCTAAACACATATACACCTCCGAAAAACCTCTTCTCTCGAGTGCCAAAATAGGACAGAGGgggaaacaaacaagaacaacaacaacaaaaacaaccattCCAAGCCTTTCTTTGCGTTTGTGTGTCGGACATTCATCCTGGAAGCACCCATGAAGCCAGCATGCTCCGCCCTCATAACATGATGTCATGATGCCTCCAATGAACAGCACCTTGCCCTCTaccaccacctcctcttcctcctcctcctcctcctcaccacccCGACCAGGATTAACCTTCTGCAGGTTGGCTACCTACCTACTGTCCCGcctttaaacaaaaaaacaaaaaaaagccccaCCGCTCATGCCAGCTGCTTTTTCTAATTCTGTCATCTCTTCAGCCTGTGGAACGTCATTGATCGTGTGCCATAGTGTTGGGGGCACCTTTCACTCTCCGCACATCCCCCGTCTCTCTCCTTGTCTTTATTATGTCTCTATCTACCCCGCCTCTCTTTCTCTTACGCCATTTGATTTATCTTGATGGGAAAGATTCAAAAACTCCATTTTCTAATGATGATTTTGGTTCTTTTTTTGTCGTTTAACATCCAAACCACGCACGCCCACACCGCGGTGTGGAGAGTGTTGACGCACCGTCAGCTGCGCAGCCATCCTCTGTCCTCTTGAACTTTTTTGAACTTTCACCTCCCCTCATGAACTTTAttgaccttcctcctcctcccacttcGTCTGTGTTCATCCAACTGTTTGGACGATAACTCTCCATTCCatcccctcaaaaaaaaaaaaaaaaacctctgagACTGTGCAATGCTCGCTGATATgattggatttttctttttgtttgtttgtttgttgctcaTCTTTGGGGGGACAATTctctgaaatattaaaaaagaaagaaaaaaaaacttatgaAAGGGATTtaagaataaaatattaaaaaagtgaattgcagacaaacaaaaaagaaaaaaatgtttcctcacggtttatttttgtttttttcactcattGTAAATATTCTTGTCCGATatctttttttctaattttgcCGAGCTGTATCAAGCATGAGTGTTGAGCAGAATGGGGCCggcagcataaaaaaaaaaaaaaaatagtggagGCATCATCTCACCCTTTGATAGTTGGCGCTTGCCTGTGTGCTCGGCTAGATCTACTGTATTAACCTGTGCTGTCGTTGGTGTTGATTTACCTGCTGTACTCGCTGTTTAGCTTCCAGCTTTAGATCAAATTCCTCGAGCCATTCTCGTGTGTGTTCTTTTGTACATTGATTGTATTTCCTAACAGTTGTAGTGGCGCTCGTAGCTTTCATCATCAAGCCATGTTAGAAACATATCATTGAAACTGGCTCGACCCCGACTGAAGGAGGAAGCTGAGCTGCTAACTTTTGTGCAATACAGTCCTAGTTTACGTGGAGTTTTAGCGCATCCTGTCACCTGTCTCCATACACCCCTCAACATCAGACACCTTGAAAATGtattgaatgatgaaaaaagaaaagaaaaaaaagacaaattttcatccactttTCGTTTATGCTGCCCGCCCCATTTCCCTTAGGAACACCACATGATCTATTTATTTCTCAGACTATTATGATGATGATACTATTAGAAAATAACGCGGAAAAAAAGGGAACGACTGGAAAAAAGGtgaattaatattattgttttgattttcttttttagtaTTTTAGTGGTTGCTTTTAACAACATTCATTAACTGATCTCAAGAGTATTGAATATTTAATGTAACTGTAGCATTGTGTttgtaaagataaaaaaaaactagtgaGTTGTGTTTCTTGACTTGTGGATTACCAGTGAAGTGGGCAATCTAGTGCTAATATATATATGAGGTCTTTTTTAAGGATTCTTATTttgcaacagcaacagcagtcattataaatgttcattttagcATCACCTGTCTTCTGTTGTCTTATTCTTCACCTTCCACCACACTCTGCATCATCACAGTAACACATCAACAAGTCTGGGGGTGGGCgagcgcacgtgtgtgtgtgagtaaatTAAACGTGTGTGAGGATTTGtatgttctgtgtgtgtgtgcgagagagagagcgagagaaagagagggtcGGGGGGGTGGGTGTTCTGTCCAGTGTCCACCAAAAGCTAAAACCTGTCGGGCTTCCATGCTTCTCAGATGGAACCCCCTGACGTTATAGCTGCAAACCTCCATCATGTGAGCTGACTCAACTCAACTTGTCCATAACCCCTCCAGTCACCTGACCAGTCAAGTCAACCAATCACTGTCCACCACTACCGCCTCCCCTGCGCCATCTTCTGCTGCACACCACGTCAGCCCCATGTGATGTTCTCCATCGATAACATTTTACTGTCACAATCTACAATTACATGCCGGCAGATCTGGGGACCAATACTGAAATATATTTAGGAATAATAATATGAAACTGGTACGGCTGTAGCTCATTATAATTCCATGAAGATGCAAAACTCACATTCCTTGTCGGCTGTTTTAAAAGGATTCAATTGTCATGTAAGAGTAGGTCCGAGTTACGGGAAGAAACTAGAGCAGAAATCTGGTGTAGCATTAATAAAATCTTTGCggatgatggaaaaaaacaagcgaTAATCCAGATTGAATTCCTTGTAGTTAATGCATCTTTTGAGTCATATAACCTGTTATTCCGGTTGCAAGCATGTAGATGACTAGTGTGCGAGcccaacattttaaacaaaactTCCTCTCAGACGGGACACAGGCTCCACGTTTGAATCCTCGTGTTTGAACCCAGCGTATTAGTCCCCAGAGCTGCATATGACATTTTACTGTTCATACTACTGTACGTGCTGCATACTACCAGGTCAAAATCCACCTTAACCTGTCTCCATGCCAACCACAGAGGAGCCAGTTGCATGGCAACCAGCTTCCGCCACAACAACCTACCAACCAATCATCTTCCTCAGCTGCCAAGGCCACGCCCACCTGGTTGTTTCAATAGAAGACAAAGgtagaggatggagggaggataggaagaagaaatgaaagatgAGAGGAGCATAGTTTTGATTCTCAGGGTGTCTTATT carries:
- the nova2 gene encoding RNA-binding protein Nova-2 isoform X2; the protein is MMAGGAVQQNGIFSNPHHHNQQPHMESDPPDSRKRPLETPTEASSTKRTNTGEEGEYFLKVLIPSYAAGSIIGKGGQTIVQLQKETGATIKLSKSKDFYPGTTERVCLVQGTVEALNGVHDFIAEKVREMPQSSQKTEPVSILQPQTTVNPDRVKQAKLIVPNSTAGLIIGKAGATVKAVMEQSGAWVQLSQKPEGINLQERVVTISGEPEQNRKAVEIIVQKIQEDPQSSSCLNISYSNITGPVANSNPTGSPYANSTEVMPAAAAAAAATASSLLGQAGLAGVGAFPTTMSSLSGNDLLAITSALNTLASYGYNTNSLGLGLNPAAASGVLAAVAANANPAAAAAANLLASYASDASTSAAHPAAGLGGFSLGSLAAATGASNGYLSTASPLVASSLLATEKLAEGAKEVVEIAVPENLVGAILGKGGKTLVEYQELTGARIQISKKGEFIPGTRNRKVTITGSQAATQAAQYLISQRITYEQGVRATNPQKVG
- the nova2 gene encoding RNA-binding protein Nova-2 isoform X1; translation: MMAGGAVQQNGIFSNPHHHNQQPHMESDPPDSRKRPLETPTEASSTKRTNTGVAFLQPLYETEGIVFPQQETETHEEGEYFLKVLIPSYAAGSIIGKGGQTIVQLQKETGATIKLSKSKDFYPGTTERVCLVQGTVEALNGVHDFIAEKVREMPQSSQKTEPVSILQPQTTVNPDRVKQAKLIVPNSTAGLIIGKAGATVKAVMEQSGAWVQLSQKPEGINLQERVVTISGEPEQNRKAVEIIVQKIQEDPQSSSCLNISYSNITGPVANSNPTGSPYANSTEVMPAAAAAAAATASSLLGQAGLAGVGAFPTTMSSLSGNDLLAITSALNTLASYGYNTNSLGLGLNPAAASGVLAAVAANANPAAAAAANLLASYASDASTSAAHPAAGLGGFSLGSLAAATGASNGYLSTASPLVASSLLATEKLAEGAKEVVEIAVPENLVGAILGKGGKTLVEYQELTGARIQISKKGEFIPGTRNRKVTITGSQAATQAAQYLISQRITYEQGVRATNPQKVG